The following proteins are co-located in the Gammaproteobacteria bacterium genome:
- a CDS encoding DUF4212 domain-containing protein encodes MRKLSYWGENIRLIAILLAVWFAISFGCGVLLVDVLNRFTLGGFQLGFWFAQQGSMYGFLVLIFVYVILMGRIDKKHRVSED; translated from the coding sequence ATGAGGAAGCTGTCCTACTGGGGCGAGAACATCCGGTTGATCGCGATCCTGCTGGCGGTCTGGTTCGCCATATCGTTCGGCTGCGGCGTACTGCTGGTGGACGTACTCAACCGGTTCACGCTGGGCGGATTCCAGCTCGGTTTCTGGTTCGCGCAGCAGGGCAGCATGTACGGCTTCCTCGTGCTGATCTTCGTCTATGTGATCCTGATGGGGCGCATCGACAAGAAGCACCGGGTGAGCGAAGACTGA